The following coding sequences are from one Beggiatoa alba B18LD window:
- the rsxC gene encoding electron transport complex subunit RsxC has product MKLFKFNGGVHPEEHKQITSAKPIRVMPMPKRLYVPLQQHIGAPAEPAVKVGDTVLKGQLLANSQGAISAPVHAPTSGMIVDISDHPAPHPSGLPVRTIVLESDGEDKWVDLPSMDADPLRTDGAEIALRVGAAGIVGMGGATFPSAVKLRLGSRNKIHMLVLNGGECEPYLTCDDRLMQERADGIVDGARIILHTIKAEKALLVVEDNKPVAIAALQKACEHAGNLRVVVVPAQYPMGSEKHMIKAVTGLEVPAGGLGADIGVLVHNMGTAYAVHQAIRHHRPLISRVITVGGGAVKEPQNVEVPIGTLLSDVIAFCGGLSEPPARTLMGGPMMGQMMPSLNVPVVKGTSGVIALTAQEVSAQTVMPCIRCGSCVGACPCGLLPLQMAAHAKAGNLDKVVDFGLVDCVSCGCCSYVCPSHIPLVQYFNYAKGEIAARQQAKHKTQENRRLVEQRTQRLEREAQLKADAAAKRKAEADARKAAQAAKAVNAELSLD; this is encoded by the coding sequence ATGAAGTTGTTTAAGTTTAATGGTGGTGTTCATCCCGAAGAACATAAGCAGATTACCAGTGCTAAGCCAATTCGGGTTATGCCCATGCCTAAGCGTCTGTATGTCCCTTTACAACAGCATATTGGCGCGCCTGCTGAACCTGCAGTTAAAGTGGGTGATACGGTTTTAAAAGGTCAGTTACTCGCAAATAGTCAAGGGGCTATTTCTGCCCCTGTACACGCGCCAACGTCGGGCATGATTGTCGATATTAGTGACCATCCTGCCCCCCATCCTTCTGGCTTGCCCGTCCGTACTATCGTTTTAGAATCTGATGGCGAAGATAAGTGGGTAGATTTGCCCAGCATGGATGCAGACCCGTTAAGAACTGATGGGGCTGAAATTGCCTTGCGTGTGGGGGCTGCGGGTATTGTTGGTATGGGCGGGGCAACTTTTCCTTCTGCGGTGAAATTGCGTTTAGGCAGTCGCAATAAAATCCATATGTTAGTGTTAAATGGGGGCGAGTGTGAGCCGTATTTAACCTGTGATGACCGTTTAATGCAAGAGCGAGCGGACGGCATTGTTGATGGGGCACGCATTATTTTACATACCATTAAAGCGGAAAAAGCTTTGTTAGTGGTTGAAGATAATAAGCCTGTTGCGATTGCTGCCCTGCAAAAAGCCTGTGAACATGCGGGCAATCTGCGCGTCGTGGTTGTGCCTGCGCAATATCCCATGGGGTCTGAAAAGCACATGATTAAAGCGGTCACAGGGTTAGAAGTGCCTGCGGGTGGCTTAGGAGCTGATATTGGGGTCTTGGTGCATAACATGGGCACTGCTTACGCGGTACATCAGGCTATTAGACATCATCGTCCTTTAATTTCTCGAGTGATTACAGTCGGTGGTGGGGCTGTGAAAGAGCCTCAAAATGTGGAAGTGCCGATAGGTACGTTATTGTCTGATGTTATTGCTTTTTGTGGCGGATTGTCTGAGCCTCCCGCACGTACTTTGATGGGGGGACCGATGATGGGGCAGATGATGCCTTCTTTAAATGTTCCCGTTGTTAAAGGGACAAGTGGCGTAATAGCGTTAACCGCGCAAGAAGTTTCAGCACAAACAGTCATGCCCTGTATTCGTTGTGGTAGCTGTGTCGGTGCGTGTCCTTGTGGGTTATTGCCGTTACAGATGGCAGCCCATGCAAAAGCGGGCAATTTGGATAAAGTGGTCGATTTTGGTTTAGTTGACTGTGTCAGCTGTGGCTGTTGTTCCTATGTTTGCCCTTCACATATTCCTCTCGTGCAATATTTTAATTATGCCAAAGGGGAAATTGCGGCACGTCAACAAGCGAAGCATAAAACACAGGAAAATCGTCGTTTAGTTGAACAACGTACCCAACGCTTAGAGCGGGAAGCTCAATTAAAAGCAGATGCCGCCGCCAAGCGAAAAGCAGAAGCAGATGCTCGTAAAGCTGCGCAAGCTGCTAAAGCAGTCAATGCAGAATTGTCATTAGATTAA
- a CDS encoding RnfABCDGE type electron transport complex subunit B yields MVAAVFCLTILGFVLGIGLGYAARIFKVEKNPIVEEILAILPNSNCGQCGFPGCAGAADALATGQAPVTCCPPGGRALAEELAVKLNVSFDASAVADSVPMLAGIDENNCIGCARCIKHCPTDAIIGAPKQIHAVIKDACTGCSACVDHCPTECLQMRPIEVTLKTWRWDKPAEQLPVAA; encoded by the coding sequence ATGGTTGCTGCTGTTTTTTGTCTCACAATTTTAGGTTTTGTTTTAGGTATCGGTTTAGGTTATGCCGCGAGAATTTTTAAAGTTGAGAAAAATCCAATTGTTGAAGAAATTTTAGCCATTTTACCTAATTCTAATTGTGGTCAATGTGGATTCCCAGGGTGTGCTGGGGCGGCTGATGCATTAGCAACAGGACAAGCACCTGTAACTTGTTGCCCGCCTGGTGGTCGTGCTTTAGCGGAAGAATTAGCGGTTAAGTTGAATGTGTCATTTGATGCATCCGCAGTGGCAGATAGTGTGCCGATGTTAGCAGGAATTGATGAGAATAATTGTATTGGTTGTGCGCGTTGTATTAAGCATTGTCCAACCGATGCGATTATTGGCGCGCCAAAACAAATTCATGCCGTTATTAAAGATGCTTGTACAGGATGTTCTGCATGTGTTGATCATTGTCCAACAGAGTGCTTACAAATGCGTCCTATTGAGGTGACTTTGAAAACATGGCGTTGGGATAAACCTGCGGAGCAATTACCTGTTGCAGCTTAG
- the rsxA gene encoding electron transport complex subunit RsxA: MSEYLLILIGTVLINNVLLSKFLGLCPFMGVSNKIDTAISMGIATTFVLTLATIASWLMEHFILIPLNISFLRIIFFILVIAAVVQFTEMVIHKTSPTLYQVLGIYLPLITTNCAVLGVALLVIQEKIGFLPSIVYGFGSAVGFTLVMVIFAGIRERIAIANVPAAFVGAPIAYVTAGLLAMAFMGFGGLSFK; this comes from the coding sequence ATGAGCGAGTATTTATTAATTTTGATTGGTACTGTTTTAATCAATAATGTCTTATTGAGTAAATTTTTGGGGTTATGTCCATTTATGGGGGTATCTAACAAAATTGATACTGCCATTAGTATGGGAATAGCAACAACTTTCGTGTTAACGCTTGCAACCATTGCCAGTTGGTTAATGGAGCATTTCATCTTAATTCCCCTCAATATTAGTTTTTTACGAATTATTTTCTTTATTTTAGTGATTGCGGCGGTTGTGCAATTTACTGAAATGGTCATTCATAAAACCAGCCCGACGTTATATCAAGTATTAGGGATTTACTTACCGTTAATCACGACTAACTGTGCGGTGTTAGGGGTTGCGCTTTTAGTGATTCAAGAAAAAATCGGTTTCTTACCTAGCATTGTTTATGGCTTTGGCTCTGCGGTGGGTTTTACGTTAGTCATGGTGATTTTTGCAGGCATTCGGGAACGGATTGCGATTGCAAATGTGCCTGCTGCATTTGTAGGTGCGCCCATTGCCTACGTAACGGCGGGCTTGTTGGCAATGGCGTTTATGGGGTTTGGTGGTTTGTCATTTAAGTAA
- a CDS encoding Gfo/Idh/MocA family oxidoreductase, which translates to MTVQKTKINIAIIGAGETGTPLLKQLSASSFIQIVAVADVNQDTVGMRLAREQGIHTTQDFMEIANMGETVDIIIEVTGKTEVREQLRQALYKTGNNHTVIMHEIIAILLMSLSQGELVQIKHEEGLAYA; encoded by the coding sequence ATGACTGTACAAAAAACAAAAATCAATATTGCAATCATCGGTGCAGGAGAGACAGGGACACCACTACTAAAACAACTCTCTGCAAGTAGTTTTATCCAAATTGTCGCCGTTGCGGATGTGAATCAAGACACCGTCGGGATGCGCCTTGCTCGTGAGCAAGGAATTCACACCACACAAGATTTTATGGAAATCGCCAATATGGGCGAAACGGTAGATATCATTATTGAAGTCACGGGGAAAACAGAAGTCCGTGAACAGTTACGTCAAGCGTTGTATAAAACAGGCAATAATCACACAGTCATCATGCATGAAATTATTGCCATTCTGCTGATGTCCTTATCACAAGGCGAGCTAGTACAAATTAAACATGAAGAAGGTTTAGCCTACGCTTAA
- the coaD gene encoding pantetheine-phosphate adenylyltransferase, whose translation MNIKAIYPGTFDPITLGHSDIARRAAKLFNKVIIAVAANPAKTPLFPLEERVELTKTALADVSNIEVCGFDNLLANFATRAQAQVIVRGLRAVSDFEYEFQLAGMNRTLMPEIETIFLTPATQYTYISSSLIKEIARLGGPIHEFVHPKVLDAISKKMR comes from the coding sequence ATGAATATTAAGGCAATTTACCCTGGCACATTTGACCCCATTACATTAGGACATTCAGATATTGCCAGACGAGCGGCAAAACTCTTCAATAAGGTTATTATTGCTGTTGCTGCAAACCCTGCAAAAACTCCCTTATTTCCTTTAGAAGAACGGGTCGAATTAACGAAAACAGCTTTAGCCGATGTTTCAAATATTGAAGTCTGTGGCTTTGATAATTTACTGGCAAACTTCGCAACCCGAGCGCAAGCACAAGTCATTGTCAGAGGTTTACGTGCAGTCTCTGATTTTGAATACGAATTTCAGCTAGCAGGGATGAATCGCACGTTAATGCCTGAAATAGAAACGATTTTTTTAACCCCTGCGACGCAATATACCTATATTTCCTCAAGCCTTATCAAAGAAATTGCCCGTTTAGGGGGACCAATACACGAATTTGTTCACCCAAAAGTATTAGATGCCATTTCTAAGAAAATGCGCTAA
- a CDS encoding YfhL family 4Fe-4S dicluster ferredoxin, which translates to MALLITDECINCDVCEPECPNGAISEGDEIYVINPNACTECVGHYDTPQCIDVCPVDCIITNPSFIETKDDLYLKYQQLIKQTA; encoded by the coding sequence ATGGCACTGTTAATAACTGATGAATGTATCAACTGTGATGTTTGTGAGCCTGAATGCCCAAATGGTGCAATCAGTGAAGGGGATGAAATTTATGTAATTAACCCGAACGCCTGTACAGAATGTGTCGGACATTATGATACACCACAATGTATAGATGTTTGCCCCGTTGATTGCATTATTACCAACCCCAGCTTTATAGAAACTAAGGACGACTTATATTTAAAATATCAACAACTCATAAAACAAACAGCATAG
- a CDS encoding Do family serine endopeptidase, giving the protein MRKIFVYASFLIGLSMSLLSLGVQSRSLPEFTELVEKYGPAVVNISTTTKKETTPPPTEKKLPQTIPNLPEDSPFNEFFRRFFEDEENAPYLNELPSTSLGSGFIISADGYVVTNNHVIENADEIIVRLTDRREFTAELIGADARTDLALLKLSATELPFVKLGNANDLKVGEWVLAIGSPFGFEYSATAGIVSAKGRSLPTDSYVPFIQTDVAINPGNSGGPLFNLDGEVVGVNSQIYSRTGGFMGLSFAIPVDVMKNIVDQLREKGKVSRGWLGVLIQDVTRELAESFGMTRPQGALVAKVLPNSPAEAAGFQAGDIIIEFNGKKIDHSSDLPPIVGVTPINSVIATKIIRAGKEQNLQVTIAELPAEDDLQKTMTGQSKVIRNKLGLTLGNLEENQRKELEIAEGGVIVKSAEGIAQEAGVRVDDIILMIANTSVKDVAQVEELISNLKSGQAVPILVKRGSSQLFLALKMPKEEKKEEKK; this is encoded by the coding sequence ATGCGGAAAATTTTTGTATATGCTTCATTCCTTATTGGATTAAGCATGAGTTTATTAAGTCTAGGCGTACAATCACGGAGTTTGCCAGAATTTACCGAATTAGTAGAAAAATACGGTCCTGCGGTCGTTAATATCAGTACAACGACAAAGAAAGAAACGACCCCACCGCCAACAGAAAAAAAATTACCCCAAACTATCCCAAATTTACCCGAAGATAGCCCCTTTAACGAATTCTTTCGCCGCTTTTTCGAAGATGAAGAGAACGCCCCCTACTTAAACGAACTCCCCTCAACATCGCTAGGTTCTGGCTTTATCATCTCCGCAGATGGCTACGTTGTCACCAATAATCACGTTATTGAAAATGCTGACGAAATTATTGTTCGACTAACAGACCGCCGAGAATTCACGGCTGAACTCATCGGCGCAGATGCCCGCACCGATTTAGCCCTGTTAAAACTGTCAGCAACCGAACTACCTTTCGTAAAACTAGGCAATGCTAACGATCTAAAAGTAGGCGAATGGGTGCTAGCAATTGGTTCTCCCTTTGGATTTGAATACTCCGCAACAGCAGGGATTGTCAGCGCAAAAGGTCGCAGTTTACCAACAGACAGCTACGTCCCTTTCATCCAAACAGACGTTGCAATCAACCCTGGTAACTCAGGTGGCCCACTCTTCAACTTAGACGGCGAAGTTGTTGGCGTTAACTCACAAATCTACAGTCGCACGGGTGGATTTATGGGCTTATCCTTCGCAATCCCCGTCGATGTCATGAAAAACATTGTTGACCAACTGCGAGAAAAAGGAAAAGTAAGCCGTGGCTGGTTAGGCGTACTCATCCAAGACGTAACAAGAGAACTCGCCGAATCTTTTGGCATGACCAGACCACAAGGCGCGTTAGTAGCAAAAGTTCTACCAAACAGCCCCGCTGAAGCCGCAGGTTTTCAAGCAGGCGATATCATCATTGAATTCAATGGTAAAAAAATAGACCACTCCTCAGATTTACCGCCTATTGTCGGAGTTACCCCCATTAACAGCGTTATTGCGACTAAAATCATTCGTGCAGGTAAAGAACAAAACTTACAAGTGACAATTGCCGAATTACCCGCAGAAGACGACTTGCAAAAAACAATGACAGGTCAATCCAAAGTCATCCGTAATAAGTTAGGACTAACGCTCGGCAATTTGGAAGAAAATCAACGAAAAGAACTAGAAATTGCTGAAGGCGGAGTGATTGTTAAATCTGCCGAAGGTATCGCCCAAGAAGCAGGTGTCAGAGTTGATGACATCATTCTTATGATTGCTAATACATCCGTTAAAGATGTCGCACAAGTTGAAGAATTAATTAGCAATTTAAAATCAGGGCAAGCTGTTCCAATCTTAGTAAAACGTGGCTCATCACAGCTATTCCTCGCACTAAAAATGCCGAAAGAGGAGAAAAAAGAAGAGAAGAAATAA
- a CDS encoding SoxR reducing system RseC family protein: MLEEEGVIVEATEKFVWVRTQRRSGCAQCSVDGCGTSSLASLFGQKINEVRVINNLSAKLGDKVIIGLEERALLRGSLLLYILPLIFLFLVAASYDSLAISSGLPSGEGWTALAGLFGLAGGLGLAHYLSSRLEEDTRYQPVLIKIANPTLYYPTINNVSPSLHETSR, from the coding sequence ATGTTAGAAGAAGAAGGCGTTATTGTTGAAGCAACAGAAAAATTTGTTTGGGTACGGACACAACGACGCAGTGGCTGCGCCCAATGTAGCGTTGATGGTTGTGGAACAAGCAGCCTCGCCAGCTTATTCGGGCAAAAAATCAATGAAGTCAGAGTGATAAATAACCTATCCGCCAAATTAGGCGATAAAGTCATTATTGGGTTAGAAGAACGCGCCCTATTGCGTGGCTCACTTCTTCTCTATATCTTACCGCTGATTTTTTTATTTTTAGTTGCTGCAAGTTACGATAGTCTTGCGATATCATCAGGATTACCCAGTGGAGAAGGCTGGACAGCACTAGCGGGTTTATTTGGACTTGCAGGCGGATTAGGACTGGCTCACTACCTCTCCTCCCGTTTAGAAGAAGATACACGTTACCAACCTGTATTAATTAAAATAGCCAATCCAACCTTATACTATCCAACCATTAATAATGTCAGTCCTTCTCTTCATGAAACAAGCAGATAA
- a CDS encoding PQQ-dependent catabolism-associated CXXCW motif protein: MIINDILTLKTAFIKSNHALYHRISGLLYKGLCFLPLILSNLVFATDYRMDNYRAPTPQALAGATTINTTELIHLLQQEPALLIDVLAITYREESALLEGAWLLSEPRANLPHSLWLPNVGYGHLSPPMQHYFSDNLARATKGNKNYPLVFYCIIDCWMSWNAGKRALEMGYTRVYWYPEGTDGWKEAGQALENATPIPLILQEDN; the protein is encoded by the coding sequence GTGATAATAAACGACATATTGACTTTAAAAACTGCTTTTATCAAGTCTAATCATGCGCTGTATCACCGTATTAGCGGGTTATTATACAAGGGGTTATGCTTTTTACCATTAATACTCTCTAATCTTGTTTTTGCAACAGATTATCGTATGGATAATTATCGTGCGCCAACGCCTCAAGCATTAGCAGGGGCAACAACGATTAATACAACAGAATTAATACATTTATTACAACAAGAACCTGCATTACTCATAGATGTATTAGCTATTACCTACCGTGAAGAATCCGCCTTATTAGAGGGGGCTTGGTTACTCAGTGAACCGCGAGCCAATTTGCCCCACAGCCTCTGGTTACCCAATGTCGGCTATGGTCACTTAAGCCCCCCAATGCAACACTATTTTAGCGATAATTTAGCCCGTGCTACAAAAGGCAATAAAAACTACCCCCTCGTATTTTACTGCATTATCGATTGTTGGATGTCATGGAATGCAGGAAAACGCGCCCTAGAAATGGGATATACCCGCGTTTATTGGTATCCCGAAGGGACAGACGGCTGGAAAGAAGCAGGACAAGCTTTAGAAAATGCCACACCAATTCCGCTAATCCTTCAAGAAGACAATTAA
- the gcvT gene encoding glycine cleavage system aminomethyltransferase GcvT has product MGKQTPLYANHLQANAKIVDFSGWDMPLHYGSQLNEHNQVRQHAGVFDVSHMAVVDLVGQRVTAFLRYLLANDVARLKIIGKALYTCMLNEQGGILDDLIVYKQTDTQYRLVVNAGTREKDLQWIRQHAQAFEVQVTEQKDLAMLAIQGPKAHALTLPLLPQALQASATALSVFQACWDEEFFIARTGYTGEEGFEIILPAHLAPDFWDKLLAQGVKPIGLGARDTLRLEAGMNLYGVDMDENYTPLESGLTWTVAWSPDDRDFIGRAALKAQLATGEHFVMVGLVLKSKGVLRSHQQVQIPEVGEGQITSGTFSPTLGVSIALARLPAGIYENVTVTIRNKQLPAQVVKPPFVRQGKALIEIPNFID; this is encoded by the coding sequence ATGGGTAAACAAACACCGCTGTATGCAAACCATTTGCAAGCCAACGCTAAAATTGTTGATTTTAGTGGTTGGGATATGCCCTTGCATTATGGCTCTCAATTAAATGAACACAATCAAGTACGTCAGCACGCAGGCGTGTTTGATGTTTCACACATGGCTGTTGTTGATTTAGTCGGTCAACGTGTCACTGCATTTTTACGCTATTTATTAGCAAATGATGTCGCTCGTTTAAAAATAATTGGTAAAGCGTTATATACCTGCATGTTAAATGAACAAGGCGGTATTTTAGATGACCTCATTGTTTATAAACAGACAGATACTCAATATCGTTTAGTCGTGAATGCAGGAACACGTGAAAAAGATTTGCAGTGGATTCGCCAACATGCACAGGCTTTTGAGGTACAAGTCACTGAGCAAAAAGACTTAGCCATGTTAGCAATACAAGGTCCTAAAGCACATGCATTGACGTTGCCCTTATTACCACAAGCTTTACAAGCCAGTGCGACCGCTTTAAGCGTCTTTCAAGCCTGCTGGGATGAAGAGTTTTTTATTGCAAGAACAGGCTATACCGGTGAAGAAGGTTTCGAGATTATTCTACCTGCTCATCTTGCCCCTGATTTTTGGGATAAATTACTGGCTCAAGGGGTAAAACCTATCGGCTTAGGTGCGCGAGATACGTTGCGTTTAGAAGCAGGCATGAATTTATACGGCGTTGACATGGATGAAAATTATACGCCATTAGAATCAGGACTCACATGGACAGTTGCATGGTCGCCTGATGACCGTGATTTTATTGGACGTGCGGCTTTAAAAGCACAATTAGCGACAGGCGAACACTTTGTTATGGTTGGCTTAGTGCTAAAAAGTAAAGGTGTGTTACGTTCACATCAACAGGTTCAAATTCCAGAAGTCGGAGAAGGGCAAATTACGAGCGGGACATTTTCCCCGACATTAGGCGTATCTATTGCCTTAGCTCGACTTCCCGCTGGGATTTATGAAAATGTAACGGTTACAATACGCAATAAGCAACTACCTGCCCAAGTCGTCAAACCCCCGTTTGTGCGTCAAGGTAAAGCATTAATTGAAATTCCTAATTTTATTGATTAA
- the gcvH gene encoding glycine cleavage system protein GcvH produces MSEILDDLKYAESHEWVRVENDIAIIGITDHAQKLLGDLVFIELPEIGQPVEAGDECAVVESVKAASDVYSPVGGEVIAVNASLVDEPELVNKSPYYDGWLFKVRLSDGDTGLDDLLNAEEYAESINEE; encoded by the coding sequence ATGAGTGAAATTTTAGATGATTTAAAATATGCAGAAAGCCATGAATGGGTTAGAGTCGAAAATGATATTGCCATCATCGGCATTACTGACCATGCACAAAAATTGTTAGGGGATTTAGTCTTCATTGAATTACCTGAAATCGGGCAACCTGTAGAAGCTGGCGACGAATGCGCGGTTGTAGAATCCGTCAAAGCCGCGTCTGACGTTTACAGCCCTGTTGGTGGTGAAGTCATCGCTGTGAATGCTAGTCTGGTCGATGAACCTGAATTAGTGAACAAAAGCCCCTACTATGACGGTTGGCTGTTTAAAGTACGTTTAAGCGACGGAGATACAGGTCTTGATGATTTATTAAACGCGGAAGAATACGCGGAATCTATCAACGAAGAATAA
- the gcvPA gene encoding aminomethyl-transferring glycine dehydrogenase subunit GcvPA, with translation MPYIPHTQEEIETMLATIGVGSIEALFDEIPDALRCAPLTQLPPQLTELEIGQLMRQRANQDGNALCFIGAGAYEHHIPAAVWEIATRGEFYSAYTPYQAEASQGTLQLLYEYQTMMTRLTGMDVSNASLYDGASALAEAVLMAVRLNKSAKANTVLLPATVHPIYRQVVETLVKNQGIQLKMLPYHPKTGTVDLEKLPSVTENMAALVIPQPNFFGMLEAVNALTDWAKANKLLVIAQVNPTTLSILSSPDTWGEQGADIVCGEGQPLGIPLASGGPYFGFLCCKQDYVRQMPGRIIGRTTDLDGKEGFVLTLQAREQHIRRSKATSNICTNQGLMVTAATIYLSIMGAEGLERTALACHANTHQLIQRLSQIDGVTSVFKGDYFHEHLLQLNKPVAEVLTALAQQRIWGGYDVSRYYPELGNALLVCATETRTAEDIEFFAKTLTQVLAN, from the coding sequence ATGCCCTACATTCCGCATACTCAAGAAGAAATAGAAACGATGTTAGCCACCATTGGCGTTGGTAGCATCGAAGCCTTGTTTGACGAAATCCCAGACGCATTACGTTGTGCGCCACTGACACAACTCCCCCCCCAACTGACTGAATTAGAAATCGGTCAACTTATGCGCCAACGCGCAAACCAAGATGGCAATGCCCTATGCTTTATTGGCGCAGGTGCTTATGAGCATCATATCCCTGCTGCAGTATGGGAAATTGCCACGCGGGGCGAATTTTACTCTGCTTACACCCCTTACCAAGCAGAAGCCAGTCAAGGCACTTTACAACTGTTATACGAATATCAAACCATGATGACCCGTTTAACAGGGATGGATGTCTCTAACGCCTCCTTATACGATGGCGCGAGTGCATTAGCAGAAGCCGTTTTAATGGCAGTGCGTTTAAACAAATCTGCCAAAGCCAATACCGTTTTACTGCCTGCAACAGTACACCCCATTTATCGACAAGTCGTAGAAACACTTGTTAAAAATCAAGGGATTCAATTAAAAATGCTACCCTATCACCCAAAAACAGGGACAGTTGACCTCGAAAAATTACCAAGCGTCACAGAAAACATGGCGGCGTTAGTCATTCCTCAACCAAACTTCTTTGGCATGTTAGAAGCAGTTAATGCACTAACAGATTGGGCAAAAGCAAACAAATTATTGGTTATTGCACAAGTCAACCCGACAACATTATCAATCCTTTCCTCACCCGACACATGGGGTGAACAAGGCGCGGATATTGTGTGCGGAGAAGGACAACCGCTAGGCATTCCCCTTGCGTCAGGCGGCCCTTACTTTGGTTTCCTCTGCTGTAAACAAGACTACGTTCGCCAAATGCCAGGGCGCATTATTGGACGTACCACAGACCTTGACGGCAAAGAAGGATTTGTCCTCACCCTACAAGCCCGTGAACAACATATTCGCCGTTCTAAAGCCACTTCGAATATTTGCACCAATCAAGGCTTAATGGTCACAGCAGCAACTATTTACCTATCTATCATGGGCGCGGAAGGTTTAGAACGAACCGCGTTAGCCTGCCATGCAAATACCCATCAACTAATTCAACGCTTAAGCCAAATTGATGGCGTAACATCTGTCTTTAAAGGCGATTATTTCCACGAACATCTGCTACAACTGAATAAACCCGTTGCAGAGGTTTTAACCGCACTGGCACAACAACGCATTTGGGGTGGTTATGATGTCAGTCGTTATTATCCTGAATTAGGGAATGCTCTATTAGTGTGTGCTACAGAAACACGCACCGCTGAAGATATTGAATTTTTTGCGAAAACTTTAACACAAGTTTTAGCGAATTAA
- the rlmH gene encoding 23S rRNA (pseudouridine(1915)-N(3))-methyltransferase RlmH: MQIQLICVGQKMPDWVTQGYQDYAKRLPASCSLQLVEIPLLKRGKNADIARFQREEGEKTLQAIAPQAHVVALDERGQAWNTLQLSEQLAQWMQTARTVALLVGSPEGLAPACLERAQQRWSLSALTLPHPLVRIVVAEQIYRAWSVLQNHPYHRA, translated from the coding sequence GTGCAAATTCAATTAATTTGTGTCGGACAGAAAATGCCTGATTGGGTCACACAAGGCTATCAAGATTATGCAAAACGTCTTCCCGCTAGTTGTAGCTTGCAACTGGTGGAAATTCCTTTGTTAAAACGGGGAAAAAACGCAGATATTGCCCGCTTTCAACGGGAAGAAGGGGAAAAAACTTTGCAGGCTATCGCCCCGCAAGCGCATGTCGTCGCTTTAGATGAACGCGGGCAAGCATGGAATACGCTACAACTTTCTGAACAACTTGCTCAATGGATGCAAACTGCCCGCACTGTCGCGCTGTTAGTAGGTTCTCCTGAAGGATTAGCCCCTGCCTGTTTAGAACGTGCTCAACAACGTTGGTCGTTATCAGCCTTAACCTTGCCTCATCCTTTAGTTCGCATTGTTGTTGCTGAACAGATTTATCGCGCTTGGAGTGTGTTACAAAACCATCCTTATCATCGGGCGTAA